Proteins encoded in a region of the Pigmentiphaga litoralis genome:
- a CDS encoding glutathione S-transferase family protein, whose amino-acid sequence MAITLYSWNTPNGRKISVALEEMDLPYTVVPVNIGKGEQHAEAFLRISPNNRIPALVDTDGPDGQTVSIFESGAILLYLGEKTGRFLPSSLLERIPVLEWLMWQMGGFGPIPGQVHHFLGVANEADQKYGLKRYSDETRRLYGVLDRRLAGREYVADALSVADFAILGWAWRHERHKVDLADFPNVQRWYDGLMARPAVKRGFEVKLD is encoded by the coding sequence GTGGCCATCACCCTGTATTCCTGGAACACGCCCAATGGTCGCAAGATCAGCGTGGCGCTCGAAGAAATGGATCTGCCCTATACCGTCGTTCCCGTGAACATCGGCAAGGGCGAACAGCATGCGGAGGCGTTTCTTCGCATCAGTCCGAACAACCGGATTCCGGCATTGGTGGACACCGACGGCCCGGACGGGCAGACGGTCAGCATCTTCGAATCGGGCGCGATCCTGCTGTATCTGGGCGAAAAGACGGGGCGTTTCCTGCCGTCAAGCCTGCTGGAACGCATCCCGGTATTGGAGTGGCTGATGTGGCAGATGGGGGGCTTTGGCCCGATCCCCGGCCAGGTCCACCACTTCCTGGGCGTGGCCAATGAAGCGGACCAGAAGTACGGCCTGAAGCGGTATTCGGACGAGACGCGCCGCCTGTATGGCGTGCTGGACCGGCGCCTGGCTGGCCGCGAGTACGTGGCCGATGCCCTGTCAGTCGCCGACTTTGCGATCCTGGGATGGGCCTGGCGCCATGAACGTCACAAGGTCGACCTGGCCGACTTTCCGAACGTGCAGCGCTGGTACGACGGCCTGATGGCTCGACCCGCGGTCAAACGCGGGTTCGAGGTCAAGCTGGATTGA
- a CDS encoding LEA type 2 family protein produces MRGGDPVRLNVVGIEPIDGEGLEMRMAVRLRVQNPNDTSIDYDGISVELDLNNRPFATGVSPARGSIPRFGETVLNVPVSVSAFSVMRQAWGIVGGMSGGSLGGSPGTSAGAAMEPIPYVLRGKLGGSFGSTRFLDRGTLSLPELR; encoded by the coding sequence ATGCGGGGCGGTGATCCGGTCCGGCTGAACGTGGTGGGCATCGAGCCCATCGACGGCGAAGGACTGGAGATGCGCATGGCCGTGCGCCTGCGCGTGCAGAACCCCAACGACACGTCGATCGACTACGACGGCATCAGCGTCGAACTCGACCTGAACAATCGGCCATTTGCGACTGGCGTCAGTCCGGCCCGCGGCAGCATCCCGCGTTTTGGTGAAACCGTGTTGAACGTGCCCGTGTCGGTGTCGGCCTTTTCCGTGATGCGCCAGGCGTGGGGCATCGTGGGCGGAATGTCGGGGGGTTCCCTGGGGGGCTCGCCGGGCACGTCGGCCGGCGCCGCCATGGAACCGATCCCGTATGTGCTGCGCGGCAAGCTGGGCGGCAGCTTCGGCAGCACCCGTTTCCTGGACCGCGGCACCTTGAGCCTGCCGGAACTTCGGTAG
- a CDS encoding CoA transferase, which produces MSRPTLPNAAPFDHFLSQLWTGAGGDAAWLAKVQATGDQRMPSAFHATDFAAAAVGTAGLALAEWQAARSGRSMDAASSVTVDRRLASLWFTVSVDPIGWDLPPSWDAVAGDYRTNDGWIRLHTNAAHHRAAAMAVLGVTDTAGDPADRAKVAAAVATWSADDLETAVVERGGCAATLRSVAQWAAHPQGQAVAKEPLLHWHEHARQDLMQQDAARSHAAEPGHAHGGATRSLPEHDPARPLAGVRVLDLTRVLAGPIATRFLAAYGAEVLRLDPPWWKEPTHEPDVTPGKRCARLDLSDPAGRERFKELLSQADVLVHGYRSDALTHLGFDAATRARLCPGLIDVSLDAYGWTGPWQHRRGFDSLVQMSSGIAHAGMIAAGAEKPVPLPMQALDHGTGYLMAAAVLRGLTTRLQTGHGAEIHASLARTAKLLVDATVANDVLDGVSDGVSHAVSGGVAAPAASAAFAERSTADLNPAHIDTVWGPLQRLHAPVVVDGAPMAWDTAPVPLGSSDAVWRE; this is translated from the coding sequence ATGTCTCGCCCGACTCTGCCCAACGCTGCCCCCTTCGACCACTTCCTGTCGCAGTTGTGGACGGGGGCAGGGGGAGACGCGGCATGGCTTGCCAAGGTCCAGGCCACTGGCGACCAACGGATGCCCTCGGCGTTTCACGCCACCGACTTTGCGGCGGCCGCGGTGGGGACGGCGGGCCTGGCGCTTGCGGAATGGCAGGCGGCGCGGTCAGGCAGGTCAATGGACGCCGCGTCGTCCGTCACGGTGGATCGTCGTCTTGCTTCCTTGTGGTTCACCGTGTCCGTCGATCCGATCGGCTGGGACTTGCCGCCGTCATGGGATGCCGTCGCGGGGGATTACCGCACGAACGATGGCTGGATCCGCCTGCACACCAACGCCGCGCATCATCGCGCGGCCGCCATGGCCGTGCTTGGCGTGACCGATACGGCAGGCGATCCCGCAGACCGCGCGAAGGTCGCGGCTGCTGTGGCGACGTGGTCGGCGGATGATCTGGAAACCGCCGTGGTCGAACGCGGCGGATGCGCCGCCACCCTGCGGTCGGTGGCGCAATGGGCCGCGCATCCCCAAGGTCAGGCCGTGGCAAAGGAGCCCTTGCTGCATTGGCATGAGCACGCGCGGCAAGACCTCATGCAGCAAGACGCTGCCCGATCCCATGCTGCGGAACCGGGCCACGCGCACGGTGGCGCCACCCGGTCCTTGCCTGAACACGATCCTGCCCGCCCGCTTGCAGGCGTCCGCGTCCTGGACCTGACCCGCGTGCTGGCTGGCCCGATCGCGACGCGCTTCCTGGCCGCCTATGGCGCCGAGGTCTTGCGGCTCGACCCGCCCTGGTGGAAGGAGCCAACGCACGAGCCCGACGTCACGCCCGGCAAACGCTGCGCGCGCCTGGACCTGTCCGATCCGGCAGGCCGTGAACGCTTCAAGGAACTGCTGTCCCAGGCCGATGTGCTGGTGCACGGCTACCGGTCCGATGCGCTGACCCACCTGGGCTTCGACGCCGCCACGCGCGCGCGCCTGTGCCCCGGGCTGATCGACGTGTCGCTCGATGCCTATGGATGGACCGGCCCGTGGCAGCACCGCCGCGGCTTTGACAGCCTGGTGCAAATGAGCAGCGGTATTGCCCACGCCGGCATGATCGCGGCCGGCGCCGAGAAGCCCGTGCCGCTGCCCATGCAGGCCCTGGACCACGGCACCGGCTACCTGATGGCCGCCGCTGTCTTGCGTGGCCTGACAACGCGGTTGCAGACCGGGCACGGCGCAGAGATCCACGCGTCGCTGGCACGCACCGCCAAGCTGCTGGTGGATGCGACGGTGGCAAATGACGTGTTGGATGGCGTATCGGACGGCGTATCGCATGCCGTATCGGGCGGGGTTGCGGCCCCGGCGGCCTCGGCCGCCTTTGCCGAACGCAGCACGGCCGACCTCAACCCCGCTCATATCGACACCGTATGGGGTCCATTGCAGCGCCTGCATGCACCCGTGGTGGTCGATGGTGCGCCCATGGCGTGGGATACCGCGCCGGTGCCTTTAGGTAGCTCGGACGCTGTCTGGCGCGAGTAA
- a CDS encoding ATP-binding protein: MQRLRRRSGHGLLPFLATVGAVGAATAVAAILDPHVSLTVVAMIYLVGVMVVSYRFSPALSAISAVLSVLGLNVFFVHPRGTLAVESTEHFLTLAAMLGAALLISGLSSRLRGTTEQAVWREQRARNLQRLAARLAGSDDESEIIDAVSAALKEAFGDNIAVALDDRAGVLQGRVPGQAVLDRGQPHADALVHCRQSGQVLGPGTGRWDSLSTLYVPVRAGASVMGALAIPSFAPLREDREHAQAIADLLAGAMQRIRHAAEALAARAAAQSQQLRNTLLAAVSHDFRTPLASIIGAASSLQRQRDLLPPGEQDKLIGLIEDEALHLTAMTDNTLQWVRLNADTATLRLDWESVEEIVGSTLSRIRRRDPARRIQARVAPGLPLVRADAVLVAQLLANLLDNALKYSDGPVQVDADAVGEWLQIDVSDRGIGVDPAELDQLFDTFFRGAGARKVRGAGLGLAVSRAIAVAHGGTLDAEPREGGGSLFRLRLPLAAAPAMPVQETA; this comes from the coding sequence ATGCAACGCCTGCGGCGCCGGTCGGGGCACGGGCTGCTTCCGTTCCTGGCGACGGTCGGGGCGGTGGGCGCCGCCACGGCGGTCGCCGCCATACTCGACCCCCACGTGTCGCTGACCGTGGTCGCCATGATCTATCTGGTCGGCGTCATGGTGGTCAGCTACCGGTTTTCGCCGGCCCTGTCGGCTATCAGCGCCGTGCTGTCGGTGCTCGGGCTGAACGTTTTTTTCGTGCATCCGCGCGGCACCCTGGCCGTTGAATCGACCGAACATTTCCTGACCCTGGCCGCCATGCTCGGCGCCGCGCTGTTGATCAGCGGGTTGTCGTCGCGGCTGCGCGGCACGACCGAACAGGCCGTCTGGCGCGAACAGCGGGCCCGCAATCTGCAGCGCCTGGCCGCGCGGCTGGCCGGGTCCGACGACGAAAGCGAGATCATCGATGCCGTCAGCGCCGCACTGAAAGAAGCCTTTGGCGACAACATTGCCGTGGCCCTGGACGACCGGGCGGGCGTGCTGCAGGGCAGGGTGCCCGGGCAGGCGGTGCTCGATCGCGGCCAGCCACATGCCGATGCCCTGGTGCACTGCCGCCAGTCGGGACAGGTCCTCGGGCCCGGAACCGGCCGGTGGGACAGCCTGTCGACGCTGTACGTGCCGGTGCGTGCCGGGGCCAGCGTGATGGGGGCGCTGGCCATTCCGTCGTTTGCGCCGCTGCGCGAAGACCGTGAGCATGCCCAGGCCATTGCGGACCTGCTGGCCGGCGCCATGCAGCGCATCCGCCATGCCGCCGAGGCCCTGGCGGCGCGCGCCGCCGCGCAGTCCCAGCAATTGCGCAATACCTTGCTGGCCGCGGTGTCGCACGACTTTCGCACGCCGCTGGCATCGATCATCGGCGCGGCCTCCTCCTTGCAGCGCCAGCGCGATCTTCTGCCGCCGGGTGAACAGGACAAGCTGATCGGCCTGATCGAAGACGAAGCCCTGCACCTGACCGCCATGACCGACAACACCTTGCAGTGGGTGCGGCTCAATGCCGACACGGCCACGTTGCGGCTGGATTGGGAATCGGTCGAAGAGATCGTGGGCAGCACGCTGTCCCGTATCCGCCGCCGGGATCCGGCCCGCCGCATCCAGGCCCGGGTCGCGCCGGGCCTGCCGCTGGTCCGCGCCGACGCCGTGCTGGTCGCGCAACTGCTCGCCAACCTGCTGGATAACGCCCTCAAGTATTCCGACGGCCCGGTGCAGGTCGACGCCGATGCGGTGGGCGAATGGCTGCAGATCGACGTGAGTGACCGCGGGATCGGCGTCGATCCGGCCGAACTCGATCAACTGTTCGACACGTTTTTCCGGGGCGCCGGCGCCCGCAAGGTGCGCGGCGCGGGCCTGGGCCTGGCCGTCAGCCGGGCGATTGCCGTGGCGCATGGCGGCACGCTGGATGCCGAACCGCGCGAAGGTGGCGGCAGCCTGTTCCGGCTGCGCCTGCCTTTGGCTGCCGCGCCGGCCATGCCGGTGCAGGAGACGGCATGA
- a CDS encoding CDP-alcohol phosphatidyltransferase family protein gives MSSVPPRPRKHFSMIRDFRLADFFTLGNAACGVAGVLLAMAYVGRADMLHFYVAALMAPFAFAFDVADGRIARWQQTHSAFGRELDSLADVISFGVAPAALGYAAGMTGGWDAAALIYFVCCGVGRLARYNVTAETLSEGADKVPYFEGTPIPTSVVLTAVLAFAAWQGRIGDQLYLGAWTIGPWQFHPLALLFVLSGSLMISKTLRIPKL, from the coding sequence ATGAGTTCCGTCCCGCCCCGTCCTCGCAAGCATTTTTCGATGATCCGCGACTTCCGCCTGGCGGATTTCTTTACCCTGGGCAACGCGGCCTGCGGTGTGGCGGGCGTGCTGCTGGCCATGGCCTACGTGGGCCGCGCCGACATGCTGCACTTCTATGTGGCCGCGCTGATGGCGCCGTTCGCGTTCGCCTTCGATGTGGCCGATGGCCGCATTGCACGGTGGCAGCAGACCCATTCGGCATTCGGCCGCGAACTCGATTCGCTGGCCGACGTGATCTCGTTCGGCGTGGCCCCGGCTGCCTTGGGCTATGCCGCCGGCATGACGGGCGGCTGGGACGCGGCTGCGCTGATCTACTTCGTGTGCTGCGGCGTGGGACGCCTTGCCCGCTATAACGTCACCGCCGAAACGCTGTCCGAAGGCGCCGATAAGGTCCCGTATTTCGAAGGCACGCCGATCCCGACCAGCGTCGTGTTGACCGCGGTGCTGGCCTTCGCCGCGTGGCAAGGCCGCATCGGCGACCAGCTGTACTTGGGCGCGTGGACCATCGGTCCGTGGCAGTTCCATCCCCTGGCATTGCTGTTCGTGCTGTCGGGTTCGCTGATGATCAGCAAGACGCTCCGCATCCCGAAGTTGTGA
- a CDS encoding response regulator, producing the protein MAIKVLIVEDDSQIRGLLGAVLTVEGFEVSTAVSLSEARALLAHTAPQLVILDLGLPDGDGGELLPSLRAASAIPVLVVSARHDEAQKIALLDAGADDYLVKPFGVGELLARIRVALRHRGTAVAPAQVAYKVDGLSIDLEQHRVERDGVAVHLTPTEFELLSHLVRKAGKVITHRQMLTDVWGADYAEHTHYLRIYMGTLRAKLEKDPAEPRYLLTEPGIGYRLAAE; encoded by the coding sequence GTGGCCATCAAGGTATTGATCGTCGAAGACGACAGCCAGATCCGCGGCCTGCTCGGCGCGGTGCTGACGGTCGAGGGCTTTGAAGTATCGACCGCCGTCAGCCTGAGCGAAGCGCGGGCCCTGCTTGCTCACACCGCGCCGCAACTGGTCATTCTTGACCTGGGCCTGCCCGATGGCGATGGCGGCGAACTGCTGCCGTCGCTGCGGGCCGCATCCGCCATTCCGGTGCTGGTGGTGTCGGCCCGGCATGACGAAGCCCAAAAGATCGCGCTGCTGGATGCGGGCGCCGACGACTATCTGGTCAAGCCCTTCGGCGTGGGCGAATTGCTGGCCCGCATCCGCGTGGCGCTGCGGCATCGGGGCACGGCCGTTGCGCCGGCCCAGGTGGCCTATAAGGTCGATGGCCTGTCGATCGACCTGGAACAGCACCGGGTCGAACGCGATGGCGTGGCCGTGCACCTGACCCCGACCGAATTCGAGCTGCTGTCGCACCTGGTGCGCAAGGCCGGGAAGGTCATCACGCATCGCCAGATGCTGACCGACGTCTGGGGCGCCGATTACGCGGAGCACACCCACTACCTGCGCATCTATATGGGCACGCTGCGGGCCAAGCTGGAAAAGGATCCGGCCGAACCCCGGTATCTGCTGACGGAACCGGGCATCGGCTACCGGCTGGCCGCCGAATAG
- a CDS encoding potassium transporter Kup: MQTNDSRKNLAALSLGALGVVYGDIGTSPLYTMKEVFAEHTGVPLDPQHIIGVVSVIFWALLLIVTLKYVVLILRANNRGEGGIMAMTALAAQAMHQHPRRRKVLLLVGVLGAALFYGDSLITPAISVLSAIEGIKVVAPGLDSFVLPICVAILVALFLVQRFGTSAVGKLFGPIIGLWFGTLAVTGLFHIIDNPIILAALNPLEAIRFIEERGLSMFLVFGSVVLALTGAEALYADMGHFGKGPIRLAWFSFVLPALALNYLGQGGLLIGDPGALANPFFHMFSDATLIPAVILATLSSIIASQAVISGAYSMTRQAMQLGFLPRMQVCFTSAREAGQIYMPQVNRALLVGVLLVTLGFGSSSALASAYGIAVTVTMLMTTILTYFVVRHGWGYPPIVAFGATGLFLIIDVVLVTSCSLKLMDGGWFPLVLGAAIFTMMATWKQGRELLLARIRKDDPELIPFVQMLCQDSCLQRVPRTAVYTVANPDTVPQALTHNLKHNRVLHEQNIILTVVFDEVPWVAEENRVDLEMLDHGFWRVRVNYGFKDAPDIPYALELCKAKGLEINQFETSYFLSRETVVPTSGNAMPDWQEHLFAAMSRNAGSVIEFFGLPNNSVIELGTRVQI, from the coding sequence ATGCAAACGAACGATAGCCGCAAGAATCTTGCGGCGCTGTCGCTGGGCGCCCTGGGCGTCGTCTACGGCGACATCGGTACCAGCCCGCTGTACACCATGAAAGAAGTCTTTGCCGAACACACCGGCGTGCCGCTCGATCCGCAGCACATCATCGGTGTCGTCTCGGTCATTTTCTGGGCGCTGCTCCTGATCGTCACCCTGAAATATGTCGTGCTGATCCTGCGGGCCAACAACCGCGGCGAAGGCGGCATCATGGCCATGACCGCGCTGGCCGCCCAGGCCATGCACCAGCATCCGCGCCGCCGCAAAGTGTTGCTGCTGGTGGGCGTGCTGGGCGCGGCGCTGTTCTACGGCGACAGCCTGATCACGCCCGCCATCTCGGTGTTGAGCGCGATCGAGGGCATCAAGGTCGTCGCCCCCGGTCTGGACAGCTTCGTGCTGCCGATCTGCGTGGCGATCCTGGTGGCCCTGTTCCTGGTGCAGCGCTTTGGCACCTCGGCCGTCGGCAAGCTGTTCGGCCCGATCATCGGCCTGTGGTTCGGCACCCTGGCCGTGACCGGGCTGTTCCACATCATCGACAACCCCATCATCCTGGCCGCGTTGAATCCGCTCGAAGCCATCCGCTTCATCGAAGAACGGGGCCTGAGCATGTTCCTGGTCTTCGGGTCCGTGGTCCTGGCGCTGACCGGGGCCGAGGCGCTGTATGCCGACATGGGCCACTTCGGCAAGGGTCCGATCCGCCTGGCGTGGTTCAGCTTCGTGCTGCCCGCGCTGGCCTTGAACTACCTGGGGCAGGGCGGATTGCTGATTGGCGATCCGGGCGCGCTGGCCAATCCCTTCTTCCATATGTTTTCCGACGCGACCCTGATTCCCGCCGTGATCCTGGCCACCCTGTCGTCAATTATTGCGTCGCAGGCCGTCATTTCCGGCGCCTATTCGATGACGCGGCAAGCCATGCAATTGGGCTTTCTGCCCCGCATGCAGGTCTGTTTCACGTCGGCGCGCGAAGCCGGCCAGATCTACATGCCGCAGGTCAATCGCGCCTTGCTGGTCGGCGTGCTGCTGGTCACGCTGGGCTTCGGCAGTTCGTCGGCGCTGGCCTCGGCCTATGGCATTGCGGTGACGGTCACCATGCTGATGACGACCATCCTGACCTATTTCGTGGTGCGTCATGGCTGGGGCTATCCGCCTATCGTGGCCTTCGGGGCGACAGGGCTGTTCCTGATCATCGACGTGGTGCTGGTCACCTCGTGCAGCCTGAAACTGATGGACGGCGGGTGGTTCCCGCTGGTGCTGGGCGCGGCCATCTTCACCATGATGGCGACCTGGAAGCAGGGCCGCGAACTGCTGCTGGCGCGCATCCGCAAGGACGATCCGGAACTGATCCCCTTCGTGCAGATGCTGTGCCAGGACAGCTGCCTGCAGCGCGTGCCCCGCACGGCCGTCTATACCGTCGCCAATCCCGACACGGTGCCGCAGGCCCTGACCCACAACCTGAAGCACAACCGCGTGCTGCATGAACAGAACATCATCCTGACCGTGGTGTTCGACGAAGTGCCCTGGGTGGCCGAAGAGAACCGCGTCGACCTGGAAATGCTGGACCACGGCTTCTGGCGGGTGCGGGTGAATTACGGCTTCAAGGACGCACCCGATATCCCGTACGCCCTGGAGCTGTGCAAGGCCAAGGGACTGGAAATCAACCAGTTCGAGACCAGCTACTTCCTGAGCCGCGAAACCGTGGTGCCCACGTCCGGCAATGCGATGCCCGACTGGCAGGAACACTTGTTCGCCGCCATGTCGCGCAACGCGGGCAGCGTGATCGAGTTCTTCGGCCTGCCGAACAACTCGGTGATCGAGCTGGGGACGCGGGTGCAGATCTAG
- a CDS encoding DUF427 domain-containing protein translates to MRALWNDTVLAETNDTVVVENNHYFPLSSLNRDLFRESSHTTVCPWKGTASYYDVVVDGKVNANAAWYYPTPKSAAAEIKDRVAFWKGVQVQA, encoded by the coding sequence ATGCGCGCCCTGTGGAATGACACCGTCCTTGCCGAGACCAATGACACGGTCGTGGTCGAAAACAACCATTATTTCCCGCTGTCGTCCCTGAATCGCGACCTGTTCCGCGAAAGCAGCCACACCACGGTCTGCCCGTGGAAAGGCACCGCCAGCTATTACGACGTGGTCGTCGACGGCAAGGTCAACGCGAACGCCGCCTGGTACTACCCCACGCCCAAGAGCGCGGCCGCCGAAATCAAGGACCGCGTCGCCTTCTGGAAGGGCGTGCAGGTCCAGGCCTGA
- a CDS encoding VF530 family protein: MSLQPKNPLHGVTLEAMLVALQAHHGWEGLAERVDIRCFRNDPSIKSSLTFLRRTPWAREKVEGLYLDLMR; encoded by the coding sequence ATGAGCTTGCAACCCAAGAATCCTTTGCATGGCGTGACCCTTGAAGCCATGCTGGTCGCGCTGCAGGCCCACCATGGTTGGGAGGGCCTTGCCGAGCGCGTCGACATTCGTTGCTTTCGCAACGATCCCAGCATCAAGTCCAGCCTGACCTTTCTGCGCCGCACGCCCTGGGCGCGCGAAAAGGTCGAAGGCCTGTATCTCGACCTGATGCGCTGA
- a CDS encoding tellurite resistance TerB family protein: MSARQLLDQLLQSGQSLVKEASGHLQGSNGGQPARVQDSGAGGALGGLGNLLGSGSKSGGGLGSLLSGFGGGALSGSALTMLLSNKKMRKMGGSVAMMGGMAALGAVAYRAYSDWQRNQQSAAAGSTAAAGAPIHGTATIEPQAAPAGQAASLSLPEPQTLDRVTGAQAEEHSNAVLVAMIGASKADGHIGAEERQLLEGELNKLSTDPADRAWLEAELAKPLDPAAVARSATTPEIAAEMYLASLLIVDEESYMERAYLDELARQMKLDPGLKATLEAQLQQAA; this comes from the coding sequence GTGAGCGCTCGTCAATTGCTGGACCAACTGTTGCAGTCAGGCCAAAGCCTGGTCAAGGAAGCCTCTGGCCATCTGCAGGGATCAAACGGCGGCCAGCCTGCCCGCGTGCAGGATAGTGGCGCCGGCGGCGCACTGGGCGGCCTGGGCAATTTGCTCGGCTCAGGTTCAAAATCGGGTGGCGGGCTGGGCTCGTTGCTGTCGGGTTTTGGCGGCGGCGCCCTGAGTGGCAGCGCGCTGACGATGCTGCTGAGTAACAAAAAGATGCGGAAGATGGGCGGGTCGGTCGCCATGATGGGTGGCATGGCGGCGCTGGGTGCGGTCGCCTACCGCGCGTATTCGGACTGGCAGCGCAATCAGCAGAGCGCGGCGGCGGGATCGACCGCCGCGGCGGGCGCGCCGATTCATGGCACGGCGACGATCGAACCGCAAGCCGCACCCGCCGGCCAGGCGGCTTCCCTGAGCCTGCCCGAGCCCCAAACGCTGGACCGGGTGACCGGTGCGCAGGCCGAAGAGCACAGCAATGCGGTCCTGGTCGCGATGATCGGCGCGTCCAAGGCGGACGGGCATATCGGCGCGGAGGAACGGCAGCTGCTCGAAGGCGAACTCAACAAGCTGTCCACCGACCCGGCGGACCGCGCCTGGCTGGAAGCGGAACTGGCCAAGCCCCTGGATCCGGCGGCAGTCGCCAGGTCCGCCACCACACCGGAAATCGCGGCCGAGATGTACCTGGCCAGCCTTCTGATCGTGGACGAGGAAAGCTATATGGAACGGGCCTATCTGGACGAACTGGCCCGCCAGATGAAGCTGGATCCGGGCCTGAAAGCCACGCTGGAAGCGCAGTTGCAGCAGGCGGCGTAA